The Clostridioides sp. ES-S-0010-02 genome window below encodes:
- a CDS encoding single-stranded DNA-binding protein produces the protein MIAVKDENNVVNLRGELDNKLEFSHEIFGEKFYNVKIKINRLSDSFDTLPMTVSERLLQDIDINKQNLVNVVGQLRSYNKTLNNKNRLVLTVFVREIKAIEEENKDPNSIFLDGYVCKEPVYRKTPLGREITDLLVAINRPYNKSDYIPSIVWGRNAKFAKNLKVGDRIQLWGRVQSREYEKKIDEDNVVKKMAYEVSISKIKKLDENNND, from the coding sequence ATGATAGCTGTTAAAGATGAGAATAACGTAGTAAACTTAAGAGGGGAGTTAGACAATAAGCTAGAATTTAGTCATGAGATATTTGGAGAGAAATTTTATAATGTGAAAATAAAGATAAACAGACTAAGTGATTCCTTTGATACACTTCCTATGACTGTGTCAGAGAGACTTCTTCAAGATATTGATATCAATAAACAAAATTTAGTCAATGTTGTAGGTCAATTGAGATCATATAATAAAACCTTAAATAATAAAAATAGATTAGTGCTTACAGTATTTGTTAGAGAAATAAAGGCTATAGAGGAGGAAAATAAAGACCCAAACAGCATATTTCTAGATGGGTATGTATGTAAAGAGCCTGTGTATAGGAAAACTCCTTTAGGAAGGGAAATAACTGATTTATTGGTAGCTATAAACAGACCTTATAATAAATCTGATTATATACCATCAATAGTTTGGGGGAGAAATGCAAAGTTTGCAAAAAACTTAAAAGTTGGTGATAGAATACAGCTTTGGGGTAGAGTTCAAAGTAGAGAGTATGAGAAAAAAATAGATGAGGATAATGTAGTGAAAAAAATGGCATATGAAGTATCTATATCAAAAATAAAAAAATTAGATGAAAATAATAATGATTAA
- a CDS encoding methyltransferase domain-containing protein: protein MKSILYQINRQPVKAKYTSDELECFLDTIEYNVGDKILLVGHIGNLGKRLRGLGTSVTILENSNYEDVCYSLVYNENCNVVKGKLEFLPFDDNQFNKIIIVDQFNVITDCEKASSEIQRVLKGNGEVILEDLNLKNLKVKLNYLKHKFCGSVAKIHYPHEVFNIFSRLNFDGMIKESNKLKYIYVGKRR, encoded by the coding sequence GTGAAAAGCATATTATATCAGATAAATAGACAGCCAGTTAAAGCTAAATATACATCTGATGAATTAGAATGTTTTTTGGATACAATTGAGTATAATGTAGGGGATAAAATATTGCTTGTTGGCCATATAGGAAACCTAGGCAAGAGATTAAGAGGTCTTGGTACTTCTGTAACTATACTAGAGAATAGTAACTATGAAGATGTATGTTATTCTTTAGTATATAATGAAAATTGCAATGTAGTTAAAGGTAAGTTAGAGTTTTTGCCGTTTGATGATAATCAGTTCAACAAGATAATAATAGTAGACCAATTTAATGTTATTACAGATTGTGAAAAAGCTTCATCTGAAATACAAAGAGTTTTAAAAGGTAATGGAGAGGTTATATTAGAAGATTTAAACTTAAAAAATTTAAAAGTTAAACTAAACTATCTTAAGCATAAATTTTGTGGTTCTGTAGCAAAGATTCACTATCCACATGAAGTATTTAATATATTTTCAAGATTAAATTTTGATGGTATGATTAAAGAGTCAAATAAATTAAAATATATTTATGTGGGAAAAAGAAGATAA